The following proteins are encoded in a genomic region of Pseudorca crassidens isolate mPseCra1 chromosome 1, mPseCra1.hap1, whole genome shotgun sequence:
- the LOC137221640 gene encoding large ribosomal subunit protein eL15-like, with protein YQRPPRPAPQTAEGDQKAGGSLAVWRRPSGEPRWAPARTPGSWGRSSRRTRCASAQGTPRAAPQLSALCRPAPRRPDKTRLGCEAKQGYVMHRLACGAVAANARSLSVPATYGTPVHHGVHPLRFARSLPSAAEELAGRRSGARRVLKLYWVGEDSAYGSLEVVLIDPFHKAKRRNPGTQWITTPVHKHRAAPAGREGHRVLRTTGGSRRAAWRRHSALQLHRYH; from the coding sequence TATCAGCGCCCACCTCGGCCTGCACCCCAAACAGCAGAAGGAGATCAGAAAGCTGGGGGCTCCCTTGCCGTCTGGCGGCGGCCGTCCGGTGAGCCGCGATGGGCACCTGCGCGTACACCCGGGAGCTGGGGCCGAAGCAGCCGTCGGACGCGATGCGCTTCTGCTCAGGGGACGCCGCGGGCAGCACCCCAGCTCTCAGCGCTGTgccgccccgcgccccgccgGCCCGACAAGACGCGGCTGGGCTGCGAGGCCAAGCAAGGCTATGTCATGCATCGGCTGGCGTGTGGCGCAGTGGCCGCAAACGCCCGGTCCCTAAGTGTGCCTGCCACCTACGGCACGCCTGTCCACCACGGCGTCCACCCGCTCAGGTTCGCTCGAAGCCTCCCCTCTGCCGCCGAGGAGCTAGCTGGGCGCCGCTCTGGGGCCCGGAGGGTCCTGAAGCTTTACTGGGTTGGTGAAGATTCTGCGTACGGATCTTTGGAGGTTGTCCTCATTGATCCATTCCATAAAGCTAAGAGAAGAAACCCTGGCACCCAGTGGATCACCACGCCAGTCCACAAGCACAGGGCGGCGCCTGCAGGCAGGGAAGGCCACAGGGTCCTCCGCACGACCGGTGGTTCTCGCCGCGCAGCCTGGAGAAGGCACAGTGCTCTCCAGCTCCACCGCTACCACTAA